The sequence ACCTTTCGCAACGACATCATTCGTTGTACCAGGTATGGCGCCAAGGCCGCGTCGAGCAAGAGATTAGGGAGATCCTGCGTCGCCGAGTAGGCCTCGCGGATCTGTTCGAGCAGGGCGGACCGAATGATGCAGCCGCCGCGCCAGATCTTTGCGATCTCCGCTACGTCGAGGCCATAGCCTTTTTCGGTTGAGGCCGCCCGCAGCAGCGATAGGCCTTGGGCATAGGCGATCACAAACCCACAGAACAAGGCGTTCTTCAGATCGTCTGCCTCGACCGACGTGTGGTGCTCCGTGAGATCGTTGGAATATCTGTGTGCCATCTTTCCCCTTAGCTCTTTCTGGGCCGAGATCTGCCGCATGGTGACGGCGGCGTCGATCGTCGGAACCGGCACACCGAAGTCCATCGCGGCCTGCGATGTCCATTTGCCGGTTCCCTTCTGGCCGGCAGTATCTAGGATCAGTTCCACGAGCGGTTTGCCTGTATCAGCATCCTTTTTCGCAAGCACCGTCGCCGTGATCTCGATAAGAAAAGAGTTGAGTTCGCCGCTGCCCCATGCGGCAAAGGTCTCGCTCAGCACATCTGAGTCCATTTCGAGAACTCGTTTCATCAGGTCATACGACTCGGCGATCAACTGCATCATTCCGTACTCGATGCCGTTGTGGACCATCTTGACAAAATGGCCGGCCGAGCCGCTACCGATATAGGCAACACATGGATCTCCATTCACCTTTGCAGCAACAGCTTGAAGGATCTTCTCGATACGGCCGTAATACTCGCGGCGGCCGCCGGGCATGATAGACGGGCCGTGGCGGGCACCTTCTTCGCCGCCGCTGACGCCCATCCCGATGAAACCGATACCCCTTGCCGTCAGTTCGGATTCGCGGCGCTCGGTGTCGGTGAAGTGCGAGTTGCCGCCGTCAATAATCAAATCGTCCTCGTCAAGATGCGGCACGAGGTCGCCGATAACCTTGTCAACGATCGGCCCGGCGGGCACAAGGAGCATGATGTTGCGTGGAGATTCGAGCTTTGAGATGAAATCCGGCAGATCATTGCCAACTGCGACCGGTATTCCTGCTCCCTCTTCGAGCAGCAGGGCACGCTTCGCCGCATCGAGATCGTAACCGACGCCGCTGATGCCGTGCTCCGCGACGTTGAGCAGAAAGTTTCGCCCCATCGTGCCGAGGCCGATCATCCCAAAATGCGATTTTGACATGGCCTTAGTGTCCCAAATGCTTGATGAACGCCGCTTTAAGATTCCTTTCGATCTCGGCGTGAAGTGGCGTCTCGCTGGTCGCTCCAATGACCTTCTTCCCACATTTGCCGCAGAGAAAATAGGCGATCAGAACGCCATGTTCGCGGAAGATAAAAGCATTGAGCGACAGCGCATCTTTCTTCTTGTATTTCATCACGTTGATCTCGCCGCCGCAGCCGGGGCAGCCGTCGCCGTCGTGAAACCAGCGTGACTTAATAGCGCTGCCAAACTGCATCTGCGCCTGGCGAAAGATCATATCGAGCGTTTCGGCGACCTCTTTATCGTAGTTCTTTGGCATACGGCATGACTCCGGATCTAACTTGCCCGGCAAAATGACTCGCTCTAAACTTGTGGCTAGTC is a genomic window of Chloracidobacterium sp. containing:
- the gndA gene encoding NADP-dependent phosphogluconate dehydrogenase, producing MSKSHFGMIGLGTMGRNFLLNVAEHGISGVGYDLDAAKRALLLEEGAGIPVAVGNDLPDFISKLESPRNIMLLVPAGPIVDKVIGDLVPHLDEDDLIIDGGNSHFTDTERRESELTARGIGFIGMGVSGGEEGARHGPSIMPGGRREYYGRIEKILQAVAAKVNGDPCVAYIGSGSAGHFVKMVHNGIEYGMMQLIAESYDLMKRVLEMDSDVLSETFAAWGSGELNSFLIEITATVLAKKDADTGKPLVELILDTAGQKGTGKWTSQAAMDFGVPVPTIDAAVTMRQISAQKELRGKMAHRYSNDLTEHHTSVEADDLKNALFCGFVIAYAQGLSLLRAASTEKGYGLDVAEIAKIWRGGCIIRSALLEQIREAYSATQDLPNLLLDAALAPYLVQRMMSLRKVVSALNGHGIPGMGFSSALGYFDAFRAGRLPANLIQAQRDYFGAHTYQRTDREGTFHTPDWETS